In Saccharothrix violaceirubra, the following are encoded in one genomic region:
- a CDS encoding pyridoxal phosphate-dependent decarboxylase family protein has translation MGDPLHAADDAVEALGMVDRAARPYLDALPHLPVRDATHAHLLDDLDGPLPEDGDGTLTAVAELLRIGTKAATHSSGPRFFHFVVGGATPAAQAADWITSLLDQPAGLWLTSPLATRAETVVLRWLKELFGLPASHGGVLTPSATFANLTGLACARFDWGRKHGVDVTADGLAGLPRMPVFSSGYVHASSRKALQLLGVGRDHVRTLSRDDAGRIDLEALDRELGTSGPAVVIANAGEVNAGDFDPVDAIADVVARHDAWLHVDGAFGLFAALSPRTAHLTAGVDRADSVAADGHKWLNVPYESGFAFVREAGLLGRAFGGWNAPYLPEPDDEFVNYNNLGPESSRRARAFPIWATLRAYGRAGHRAMVERHQDLARRLGDAVEADPDLESLAPVTVFVVCFRYAPAGLSEPELDDLNRRLGAELLDDGRVYAGTTVYRGRVALRPAIVNWRTTADNIDLLVRTVKEIGARLSGR, from the coding sequence ATGGGTGATCCACTGCACGCCGCCGACGACGCCGTCGAGGCGTTGGGCATGGTCGACCGGGCCGCACGGCCCTACCTGGACGCACTGCCGCACCTGCCGGTGCGCGACGCGACGCACGCACACCTCCTCGACGACCTCGACGGTCCGCTGCCCGAGGACGGCGACGGCACCCTCACCGCCGTCGCCGAACTGCTCCGCATCGGCACCAAGGCCGCCACGCACTCGTCCGGGCCGCGCTTCTTCCACTTCGTGGTCGGCGGCGCGACCCCGGCGGCCCAGGCGGCGGACTGGATCACCTCCCTGCTCGACCAGCCGGCCGGTCTGTGGTTGACCTCGCCGCTGGCCACCCGCGCGGAGACCGTGGTCCTGCGGTGGCTCAAGGAGCTTTTCGGACTTCCGGCGTCCCACGGCGGCGTGCTCACGCCCAGCGCCACGTTCGCCAACCTCACCGGCCTGGCGTGCGCCCGCTTCGACTGGGGCCGCAAGCACGGCGTGGACGTGACCGCCGACGGTCTGGCCGGACTGCCGCGCATGCCCGTGTTCTCCAGCGGCTACGTGCACGCGAGCAGCCGCAAGGCGTTGCAACTGCTGGGCGTCGGCCGTGACCACGTGCGCACGCTCAGCCGCGACGACGCGGGCCGCATCGACCTCGAAGCACTGGACCGGGAGTTGGGCACCTCCGGCCCGGCCGTGGTGATCGCCAACGCGGGCGAGGTCAACGCCGGCGACTTCGACCCGGTCGACGCGATCGCCGACGTGGTCGCGCGGCACGACGCGTGGCTGCACGTCGACGGCGCGTTCGGCCTGTTCGCCGCGCTGTCGCCGCGCACCGCGCACCTCACCGCGGGCGTCGACCGCGCCGACTCGGTGGCCGCCGACGGGCACAAGTGGCTCAACGTGCCGTACGAGAGCGGGTTCGCGTTCGTCCGCGAGGCCGGGCTGCTCGGCCGGGCGTTCGGCGGCTGGAACGCGCCCTACCTGCCCGAGCCCGACGACGAGTTCGTCAACTACAACAACCTCGGCCCCGAGTCGTCGCGGCGGGCGCGGGCGTTCCCGATCTGGGCGACGCTGCGCGCGTACGGCCGCGCCGGGCACCGGGCCATGGTCGAACGCCACCAGGACCTGGCCCGCCGCCTGGGCGACGCGGTGGAGGCCGATCCCGACCTGGAGTCGCTCGCCCCGGTCACCGTCTTCGTGGTGTGCTTCCGCTACGCACCGGCGGGACTGTCCGAACCGGAGCTGGACGACCTCAACCGACGCCTGGGCGCCGAACTGCTCGACGACGGCCGCGTGTACGCGGGCACCACGGTCTACCGGGGCCGGGTGGCACTGCGGCCCGCGATCGTGAACTGGCGCACCACCGCCGACAACATCGACCTGCTCGTGCGTACCGTCAAGGAGATCGGCGCCCGGCTGTCCGGGCGCTAG
- a CDS encoding MarR family winged helix-turn-helix transcriptional regulator yields the protein MNSFDVNGHYFSPATRTAMTHLTSGDTAPFEAAAAVRVAAHAVDRLRSRGTESRGLSPAALDLLVRLGVAGEPGLTIGDLAASGGISPRNATGLVDTLEREGLARRSPDPADRRAVRVAITPPGRGWVEAFRKPSEVAMAALFRDFTDEEVVLLRHLCLKLVTGAEALS from the coding sequence ATGAACTCCTTCGATGTGAACGGCCACTACTTCTCCCCCGCCACCCGCACCGCCATGACCCACCTGACCTCGGGCGACACCGCGCCGTTCGAGGCCGCCGCCGCCGTCCGCGTGGCCGCGCACGCCGTCGACCGACTCCGGTCGCGCGGCACCGAGAGCCGGGGCCTGAGCCCGGCGGCCCTCGACCTGCTCGTCCGCCTGGGCGTGGCCGGCGAGCCGGGCCTGACCATCGGCGACCTGGCCGCGTCCGGCGGCATCAGCCCGCGCAACGCGACCGGCCTCGTGGACACCCTCGAACGCGAGGGGCTCGCCCGCCGGTCCCCCGACCCGGCCGACCGGCGGGCCGTCCGGGTCGCGATCACGCCCCCGGGCCGGGGCTGGGTCGAGGCGTTCCGCAAGCCGTCGGAGGTCGCCATGGCGGCGTTGTTCCGCGACTTCACGGACGAGGAAGTGGTGCTGCTGCGCCATCTCTGCCTCAAGCTGGTGACCGGCGCCGAGGCCCTCTCCTGA
- a CDS encoding MbtH family protein, whose amino-acid sequence MRDDIRYQVLVNDEGQYSLWPAEHEVPAGWRPDGKTGTKDECAAHVDEVWTDMRPKSLRDALA is encoded by the coding sequence ATGAGGGACGACATCCGCTACCAGGTCCTGGTCAACGACGAGGGTCAGTACTCGCTGTGGCCGGCGGAGCACGAGGTGCCGGCCGGGTGGCGGCCGGACGGCAAGACCGGCACCAAGGACGAGTGCGCCGCGCACGTGGACGAGGTGTGGACCGACATGCGCCCGAAGTCGCTGCGCGACGCCCTGGCGTGA
- a CDS encoding DEAD/DEAH box helicase, with translation MTDAPDDRTSFAELGLRPELLRALSGLGYEEPTPIQSEAIPPLSEGRDLLGQAATGTGKTAAFALPVLERMAKGERTERAPFALVLVPTRELAVQVSEAIHRYGRELGARVLPIYGGQPIGRQLRVLEQGVDVVVATPGRAIDHLNRGTLSLDHLEIVVLDEADEMLDMGFAEDIDAILADAPEARQTVLFSATMPPRINRLANQHLKDPVRITISREQTEPGEAPRVRQVAYVVPRAHKPAALGRVLDVEAPTAAIVFCRTRDEVDQLTETLNGRGYRAESLHGGISQEQRDRVMARLRNGTADLLVATDVAARGLDVEQLTHVVNYNVPSAPESYVHRIGRVGRAGREGVAITLAEPREHGMLKTIERVTKQRIQMEKVPTIADLRARRLELTRAALHESLLEDELEGFRVVVETLADEFDVMEIALAAVKLAHEATGAASDEEEIPEVAPRTDRRGDGAPRRERRSRPPTAGMTRLFVNAGRSAGIRPQDLVGAIAGEARLNGREIGAIEIADRFSLVEVPENAAQQVIVALRGATVKGRKVTVRRERDEQR, from the coding sequence ATGACCGACGCGCCCGATGACCGGACCAGCTTCGCCGAACTCGGGCTACGCCCGGAACTACTGCGGGCGCTCTCCGGACTCGGCTACGAGGAACCGACCCCCATCCAGAGCGAGGCCATCCCCCCGTTGTCCGAGGGACGTGACCTGCTCGGCCAGGCCGCCACCGGCACCGGCAAGACGGCCGCGTTCGCCCTTCCCGTCCTGGAGCGCATGGCGAAGGGCGAGCGCACCGAACGCGCGCCGTTCGCGCTCGTGCTCGTCCCCACCCGTGAACTGGCCGTGCAGGTGTCCGAGGCCATCCACCGCTACGGCCGCGAGCTGGGCGCCCGCGTGCTCCCGATCTACGGCGGCCAGCCGATCGGCCGCCAGCTGCGCGTGCTGGAGCAGGGCGTCGACGTCGTCGTCGCCACGCCCGGCCGGGCGATCGACCACCTCAACCGGGGCACGCTCAGCCTGGACCACCTCGAGATCGTCGTGCTGGACGAGGCCGACGAGATGCTCGACATGGGCTTCGCCGAGGACATCGACGCGATCCTGGCCGACGCGCCCGAGGCCCGTCAGACGGTGCTGTTCTCGGCCACGATGCCGCCCCGCATCAACCGCCTGGCCAACCAGCACCTCAAGGACCCGGTCCGCATCACGATCAGCCGTGAGCAGACCGAGCCCGGCGAGGCACCGCGCGTGCGGCAGGTCGCCTACGTCGTCCCCCGCGCGCACAAGCCCGCCGCGCTGGGCCGGGTGCTCGACGTCGAGGCGCCGACCGCGGCGATCGTCTTCTGCCGCACCCGCGACGAGGTCGACCAGCTCACCGAGACGCTCAACGGCCGCGGCTACCGCGCGGAGTCCCTGCACGGCGGCATCAGCCAGGAGCAGCGCGACCGCGTCATGGCGCGCCTGCGCAACGGCACGGCGGACCTGCTCGTGGCCACGGACGTCGCCGCGCGCGGCCTGGACGTCGAGCAGCTGACCCACGTGGTCAACTACAACGTCCCGTCCGCGCCCGAGTCCTACGTGCACCGCATCGGCCGGGTCGGTCGGGCCGGGCGTGAGGGCGTCGCGATCACGCTGGCCGAACCGCGTGAGCACGGCATGCTCAAGACCATCGAGCGCGTGACCAAGCAGCGCATCCAGATGGAGAAGGTCCCGACGATCGCGGACCTGCGCGCGCGGCGGCTGGAGCTGACCCGGGCGGCGCTGCACGAGAGCCTGCTGGAGGACGAACTCGAGGGCTTCCGCGTGGTCGTCGAGACCCTCGCGGACGAGTTCGACGTCATGGAGATCGCCCTGGCGGCGGTGAAACTGGCCCACGAGGCGACCGGGGCGGCCTCCGACGAGGAGGAGATCCCCGAGGTGGCGCCGCGCACCGACCGCCGCGGCGACGGCGCGCCCCGCCGGGAACGCCGCAGCCGCCCGCCGACGGCCGGCATGACCAGGCTGTTCGTGAACGCGGGCCGCAGTGCCGGCATCCGTCCCCAGGACCTGGTGGGCGCGATCGCCGGCGAGGCGCGGCTCAACGGCCGCGAGATCGGCGCGATCGAGATCGCCGACCGCTTCTCCCTGGTGGAGGTGCCCGAGAACGCCGCCCAGCAGGTGATCGTCGCACTGCGCGGCGCCACCGTGAAGGGCCGCAAGGTCACCGTGCGCCGGGAGCGCGACGAGCAGCGCTGA
- a CDS encoding DUF4865 family protein → MQYEITLPADYDMGIIRDRVATKGHLLDAFPGLALKAYLVREREAGSPVNAYAPFYLWRTAEGMNSFLWGAGFRGLSADFGRPVVRHWVGAGFDRGPAHDGTPTAATRVVDTLAPDADPAEALDRALARAAEHTPDVHSVAVAVDPSRWELVRFTLYAGEAPDEGVRYRVAHLSRPELADLATGRHW, encoded by the coding sequence ATGCAGTACGAGATCACCCTGCCCGCCGACTACGACATGGGGATCATCCGCGACCGCGTCGCGACGAAGGGGCACCTGCTCGACGCGTTCCCGGGCCTGGCGCTCAAGGCGTACCTGGTGCGGGAACGCGAAGCCGGGTCGCCGGTCAACGCCTACGCGCCGTTCTACCTGTGGCGCACGGCCGAGGGCATGAACTCGTTCCTGTGGGGTGCGGGCTTCCGGGGCCTGAGCGCCGACTTCGGCCGTCCGGTCGTGCGGCACTGGGTCGGCGCCGGCTTCGACCGCGGCCCGGCCCACGACGGCACGCCCACCGCGGCCACCCGCGTGGTCGACACCCTGGCGCCCGACGCCGACCCGGCCGAGGCCCTGGACCGGGCACTGGCCCGCGCCGCCGAGCACACGCCGGACGTGCACTCGGTCGCGGTGGCCGTGGACCCGAGCCGCTGGGAACTGGTCCGCTTCACCCTGTACGCCGGCGAGGCACCGGACGAGGGCGTGCGCTACCGCGTGGCCCACCTGTCCCGACCGGAACTCGCCGACCTGGCCACCGGCCGGCACTGGTGA
- a CDS encoding MFS transporter has product MSDVAAKKDSLARNRDYTLLWSGQALAEAGFGATLFVLPLLALALTGSPGVSGLVLSVDAAAQLLVGLPAGALVDRWNRKRIMLACEAAQVVALASLVFVLWTDTASVVHLVAVAAVLGAARALFEPAEDASLPRIVPEHQLATAVAMNTARSSLGQMGGSALGGLLYSLGRALPFLFDLVTHCVAFVALAFLRLPPREKPETAEKTHLVREIGEGLRWVWSRPEIRVTTLCAVVLNLFFSAYYLVVIVLATGRGVPSTETGVMASMLGVGGVVGALIAPRLHRVLGPYRSIAIVFWVATALTPVALLIDDGYLMGVLFAGMTLLVPTANTTIGTHQLLLTPDELRGRLSGVLAVAVGTAGAVGPVLGGLLTELLDPVPAVVVCTVGIALVTAYVTVSPTLRHYPEKGQQ; this is encoded by the coding sequence ATGAGCGACGTGGCGGCCAAGAAGGACTCGTTGGCGCGCAACCGCGACTACACGCTGCTGTGGAGCGGGCAGGCGCTGGCCGAGGCCGGGTTCGGCGCCACCCTGTTCGTGCTGCCGCTGCTCGCGTTGGCGCTGACCGGGTCGCCGGGCGTGTCCGGCCTGGTGCTGTCGGTGGACGCCGCCGCGCAGCTCCTCGTCGGCCTGCCCGCCGGCGCCCTGGTCGACCGGTGGAACCGCAAGCGGATCATGCTCGCCTGCGAGGCGGCGCAGGTCGTGGCGTTGGCGAGCCTGGTGTTCGTGCTGTGGACGGACACCGCGTCCGTGGTCCACCTCGTCGCGGTCGCGGCGGTGCTCGGCGCGGCGCGTGCCCTGTTCGAACCGGCCGAGGACGCCTCGTTGCCCCGGATCGTGCCCGAGCACCAGTTGGCGACGGCCGTGGCGATGAACACGGCCCGGTCGTCGCTGGGGCAGATGGGCGGGTCGGCGCTGGGCGGCCTGCTGTACTCGCTGGGCCGTGCGCTGCCGTTCCTGTTCGACCTGGTCACGCACTGCGTGGCGTTCGTGGCGCTGGCGTTCCTGCGGCTGCCGCCGCGTGAGAAGCCCGAGACCGCCGAGAAGACGCACCTGGTCCGCGAGATCGGCGAGGGGCTGCGCTGGGTGTGGTCCCGGCCCGAGATCCGGGTGACGACGCTGTGCGCGGTCGTGCTCAACCTGTTCTTCAGCGCGTACTACCTGGTGGTGATCGTGCTGGCGACCGGGCGGGGCGTGCCGTCGACCGAGACCGGCGTGATGGCGTCGATGCTCGGCGTCGGCGGTGTCGTCGGCGCGCTGATCGCGCCGCGCCTGCACCGCGTGCTCGGCCCGTACCGCTCGATCGCGATCGTGTTCTGGGTGGCCACCGCGCTGACCCCGGTCGCGTTGCTGATCGACGACGGCTACCTCATGGGCGTCCTGTTCGCGGGCATGACGCTGCTCGTGCCCACCGCGAACACCACCATCGGCACCCACCAGCTCCTGCTCACGCCCGACGAACTGCGCGGCCGGCTCAGCGGCGTGCTGGCCGTCGCGGTCGGCACCGCCGGTGCCGTCGGGCCGGTGCTGGGCGGCCTGCTCACCGAACTGCTCGACCCCGTGCCCGCCGTCGTGGTGTGCACGGTGGGCATCGCCCTGGTCACGGCGTACGTCACGGTCAGCCCGACCCTGCGCCACTACCCCGAGAAGGGACAGCAATGA